The Syntrophorhabdaceae bacterium region GCCCGCAATGATATAGTTATTTTGTTCAATTGTTTCGAACATTGGAACATTCGTGCTTGTTTAGAATTTCGAAATTAGTAATTCGAAATTCTCTTCTTTCATCATTTTGCTACTTTATACCCTGCCTTTTCTATAGCCGCCTCAATGTCTTTCTGTTTTGTCTTTGCGTCATCGTACTGCACGGTTGCGCTTCCGATCTGTACGTCACTCTGGACTACACCGGGTACGCCGCCAAGTGCCTTCTTGACTGCCATGACGCAATGCTGGCAACTCATGCCTTCTATCTTCATTACTGCCTCTGCCATAATATTACCTCCTTTGTCGTTTGATAGCTATAAGCTGACAGCGATTAAACCCGTTTATGGTGTTTATCGAGTTTATCGGGTTTATTGGGTTACACCCTCACGCCTTCCGACTTATGCCTCACTTTTTTGCTATGCGCCATGCGCTTTGCGCTATGCCGTATACCCATTCCGTTTTTCCATGTCCGATCTATTATAGCACGAAAACATATACCTATGGTAGTGAACACTTTCTCCTGCCCTGCGGGAGATCTTTGTTATTCTTCGTCGAGCCCGTTAATCAGCTCGGCGATGAGGCGGCAGTGGTCCGATATCCTTTCGAGGTTGACGAGCATGTCCACGTATATGGGGCCTGCCTCGGCAACGCATAGCTTTTTGTAGAAACGTTCCAGGTGTCTTTCGATGGCCTTTTTGATCTTAACGTCTACCCTGCGCTCCCGTTCAACGACAACGCGTATC contains the following coding sequences:
- a CDS encoding heavy-metal-associated domain-containing protein → MAEAVMKIEGMSCQHCVMAVKKALGGVPGVVQSDVQIGSATVQYDDAKTKQKDIEAAIEKAGYKVAK